CGCTTGGGAATCTTAAGAGAAGATTTCTTAAATAGTCTGGCTTGTGGGTTGCAACATGGACAATATTTGACAATGGGCCAGGATTAGGAATGCTAAGagaagattatttaaataattgtaaGTTTCTCAGCTGTCAAGAGGCAAAACCGCTTAATAAGTCTCACTATTGACCTAGGCTAGGGACTAGTCAATTTGAAACTTGATTTTCTACCAACCCTAATCAAATACCATTTTCAATACTGTTTTTCTCCTTAACTGATCCTAATTGTGGTATATACCATTTAGTCATTTACACCCTGTTTCTATCTCttctaattttttcaaaacagaAGACTCCCCACAGTGTGCTTGACAGCTAACTGCCAAGAAAACACATCAAGAGAAGAGAGgacaacttttatataaaagaggAGCAGCTTGGAAATCAGCAAAAGCAGTAACCTAATTAAGCCTAAAATAATCCTATTCTAATCATCTGGCATTCAATTAATCCATTAAGATACcgagtttttcaaagttattacAGCCATGTCCGCTTCCAACTCTAATTCCTGCAGAAGATGAAACGGCTGACATAGTGTTCCTACCTTGATAGTGTTGTTCTCATAAACCATAGATGCTGctgattatgattttataattttgtctcTCACCCATAAAGGAATACAGAAATGGGTAGCTACATTTGATCTGTGGAAAACTTCCATTTTATAGACATATACCACACTAATGACACAGTATAACCAATTGAAATGAGAACATGAACATCTACTTCAACTAGAATCATTCTCacttcagaaaaaaaaaaaaagcatgtaAAACATCATGACCTGATTAAAATGAAAATCAGAGGCAGGAGTAATTACCGGCATTTTGAGCCAGAAAATGCAGTAGTGCAAGCCGACCAAGTTAAGCAGCACATTCAGTTTCGACTTAAACAGAAACATCTGCACATCTTTGAATCCAAGCTGCATAGCGTTCAGGTCTTCAACTGCTTGCAAATAATCTCCAACCTCTAATGAATCTGATCGCATACATTGCTCCACATACTTAACAACATCACTTGTTCCAGTTGCCATCTCATTATGCTGCTTCATATATAATCCCTTCCATCCCTACATAACCCAAAACTTCCTTTATAAAAAGAACAGAACTTTCATTCAGCtctcaaggtttgaaaaaattgtaacaaaattattCACCATTTCCAACTTATTTCAGACATTCATGAATTCAACAAAAGAAACAACTTTAAATCTATAAGTACTTAAAAGACAGAACTTTACAAATTTGATTAACATCTGCTAATGTTTTATACAAAGTGTGACAATATTATTCATGgtttctataaaattttataaatagttGAACAAGAcagatgataaatttttatgtgcttaaaagataaaacttttgtaacatccctggtaAAAGATATTGGGTGTGTACGAGTATCTTGGTTAAAAAGTCTGAGACCTTGTAAACTATAGGCGACTTTGTTTCCAAATCAGACAATATCTTCATAGGAGACATTCCTATTGAACTAGGATGTTAAAACTTCACCTCGGAATCCTCAATGGAAAATTTACAAATTCCATAGCTCTAGATAAGGAAATTAAGAGTCAATATActgacaaaaaaagaaaaaaagaaaaaaaaatccatacaGTTACAGAAGGTTCATTGAATACGGGCAGAAGCGGCCATCTCTGTCTTGTAAGAGATTCCCATATGCAGTCCGACCCACATAAGTTTTTCCAAAACCGAGAACAACTGCCCAAAGCACAAACTTCTGGTTCCTTTTCtcaacaaaataatacaaaaattaatgacaaataataaaatatacaaaatttataacaaaaatgaattcattCATCAATAATCTTGATGAATTAGGCCTAATAAACCTCAAGGAATGAAGCAATCTTGAGGGCAATATCATCAGGGAGCGAGCTTTGAATGATACACTGGGATGGCTTCATGGTCGCCTGAGCTGAGATTTTTGGTTACAGTGAATGTTTTTCAGCTCGTCTTCTTCCCCTTCATCTATGCATGTTATAGATGAAGATGACCAAATGAGACTGAAAAGGGTAAAAACTTTATGTACTTCTCGTTATAATACAACGTAACTAGCGCAAATGTGGCAAGCTGGCTGTGATTTTCTAGCTTTTGACTTATTTGATGGATGATTCCAATTAATAGAAGGGATGAAAACGGCGTGTACGTAGTGTCTAGGAGTTGAGCAGATTTAGATTCAGATTTATGTTTGACTTGAATGAACCGAACTTAAAATAAAGCCAATTTAATTTATCAAGCTTGCTTTTGGCATGAGATTGAAGTTGGTGTTAGAACTCCCcttattagttattattttgacaactctttttttgtttaggttattatttacatgatattatttatcagttcaaattgatttaagaTAAACTCTAATTGATCTCTATTCTGgcacaatttaatttgaatttaccCCTTGTTCTATCTCTTGAAATGGTTaccagtattttttttttttaaaagtattttcaagtttttttttttttaaatttaaattcatgaaaTACCCATGAAAAGGGggagtttttactttttattttggaAGAAATACCCATCTCTAACCTTTAAGGGCGGTTTGATTTCagaatttaaagattaccttggtaatctatcttttattactttgtttggtttgtcaataataaaagatattaaaaaattattaaagtaatcttgattttattataattatattataatttattaattttttaagacaaaaataaatttatttttaattaatataaaaataattatattcaaagacatttaagtaaaataatttattagtattattttattatctttaataaaatacaataattatttatatctataaaattttatcaaatgtagtaatcattttctaagtaatttatttttaagataatctctctattttgataataaaacattacttaaaCCAAACGTCTTATTAGAGTATTTAAAGTTATGAGATTTTTAAGGGTTTAATTATGAGAATTTGAAGCTcatatcaataattatattattaaatgtttcAAGAAAATAGTAAATTAGGATGAGTGTGTTAAAAAttgtagatatttttttatattgcttACCCTTTGTATATTCTTGAATTTatgggagaagaagaagagttttATGTGTGATTAAGTATCATGAATCTTAATGAATGTCGTCATTACTAGATGATCATGAGAGAGTAATTGGATTTAAATTCTATGTGGTGATACCATGATAGTTAGTTCCataataataagagaaaacTGTTGAACAACTATTAACTTCTTCTACCTttccactatttttttttaatcgaaaAGTCTTTTGTTTGCGTTGTGAGTTGACCTACACACTGGTAATATCTCTGAATGCTTGTTATTATCTAACAGTTAATTgtcttttgaatattaaatctataagtTTGACTAAGTACAAGTTCCCCattacctattaattttaatccaaTGCTATAAGATTTAAAGCATTTGTGCAGATGGGCCCATTGCAATGCAAGAAACAAGGTCAATGACCCAACAATCTCCATGCCCCCCATTAACGAGCAGCTGAGCCTAGACTGGAAATACATGggaaaccaaaccaaaccgaGCAGCAGTCCAATTTTACAAACGCTCATCAAGACAAGTTTACTGTAGGTCTTGACTGCAATATTTCTTTATAAACTGCATTCATCGAAAGCTGAATCAGAATCATTAATTTGAGGAGAAATGTTAATACAATGCTCGATGTTGATCAGAAggcaaa
Above is a genomic segment from Mangifera indica cultivar Alphonso chromosome 3, CATAS_Mindica_2.1, whole genome shotgun sequence containing:
- the LOC123210398 gene encoding uncharacterized protein LOC123210398 isoform X1, giving the protein MKPSQCIIQSSLPDDIALKIASFLEEPEVCALGSCSRFWKNLCGSDCIWESLTRQRWPLLPVFNEPSVTGWKGLYMKQHNEMATGTSDVVKYVEQCMRSDSLEVGDYLQAVEDLNAMQLGFKDVQMFLFKSKLNVLLNLVGLHYCIFWLKMPPEIVMEAIQSRKISERQVCVKWWKLGRWFYGFRMRDESRSHRVSLADLAMTKEAEVLGVLHRGAIHEVLRVQISFVNPSCTPWCCQSSQALG
- the LOC123210398 gene encoding uncharacterized protein LOC123210398 isoform X2, encoding MKPSQCIIQSSLPDDIALKIASFLEEPEVCALGSCSRFWKNLCGSDCIWESLTRQRWPLLPVFNEPSVTGWKGLYMKQHNEMATGTSDVVKYVEQCMRSDSLEVGDYLQAVEDLNAMQLGFKDVQMFLFKSKLNVLLNLVGLHYCIFWLKMPGLHNQHSSAFACL